From one Malus sylvestris chromosome 1, drMalSylv7.2, whole genome shotgun sequence genomic stretch:
- the LOC126582820 gene encoding cysteine-rich receptor-like protein kinase 26 — MSCVSKKKKKTICPETKYLAPKLFTNTMAPLKVCSRFLFFPCPLLLLVTIQVIAQPDVQGVECFNEKGNYTTSSTYQTNLNTLLSSLSSPSNNGNGYGFYNSSYGQNSDQVHAIALCRGDVEADVCHSCLKNSTQKITEVCPNQKEVFGYYDECMLRYSNHSIYGIMEDSPSFWLSNTQNITSGVDGFFQELRKLMDDLSSQAAANGSLRKFAVGSTTAPNFQPIYGLVQCTPDLSELDCSDCLARAVAEITNCCEAKQGGRVVKPSCNVRYEIYRLYDPTTVAPLPSSPPSPPPSSTNNTNSGGSKNNTSRTVIIIIVPIVVALVLIIFIFVCLRVRRTKKKLETRGDDTDEIRSAESLQFDFSTIRVATEDFCEENKLGQGGFGPVYRGKLSNGEDIAVKRLSTNSGQGDLEFKNEVLLVAKLQHRNLVRLLGFCLKGNERLLVYEFVPNASLDHIIFDTTKRAQLDWDRRYKIIVGTARGILYLHEDSRLRIIHRDLKASNILIDEEMNPKISDFGMARLFVLDQTQGNTSRIVGTYGYMAPEYAMHGHFSVKSDVYSFGVLVLEIVSGQKNNFFRHGDSVEDLINFAWRSWRDGTASNLIDPTLKTGSRNEIMRCIHIGLLCVQENMGDRPTMASVIMMLNSYSLTLPVPSQPAFFMHSSGGTELSESRGWENYSGVTKSDQYSKSSSVKVPEHEVSILSETYPR, encoded by the exons ATGTCCtgtgtttccaaaaaaaaaaaaaaaacgatatgtcctgaaacaaaatatttggcaccaaaattatttacAAACACCATGGCGCCATTAAAGGTCTGCTCAAGATTTCTGTTCTTCCCTTGTCCACTTCTGTTGCTCGTTACTATTCAAGTCATTGCTCAGCCAGATGTTCAAGGTGTTGAATGTTTTAATGAGAAAGGTAACTACACCACCAGTAGTACCTACCAAACAAACCTCAACACCCTTCTCTCCTCCCTTTCTTCACCCTCTAACAACGGCAACGGCTACGGCTTCTACAACTCATCCTACGGCCAAAACTCCGACCAGGTTCATGCAATCGCGCTTTGCAGAGGAGACGTTGAGGCGGACGTTTGCCATAGCTGCCTCAAAAACTCTACACAAAAGATCACAGAGGTTTGTCCCAACCAGAAAGAAGTTTTTGGCTATTACGATGAGTGCATGCTGCGGTACTCAAACCATTCCATCTACGGCATCATGGAAGACTCCCCTTCTTTCTGGTTGTCGAACACACAAAACATAACGTCAGGTGTTGACGGGTTTTTTCAAGAGCTAAGGAAGCTGATGGATGACTTAAGTAGTCAAGCTGCAGCGAATGGTTCGCTTCGTAAGTTTGCAGTAGGGTCAACAACAGCTCCCAATTTCCAACCAATATATGGACTTGTGCAGTGCACGCCGGATTTGTCCGAGCTAGACTGCTCTGATTGCTTGGCTCGCGCTGTGGCAGAAATCACAAATTGTTGTGAGGCGAAGCAAGGTGGTAGGGTTGTTAAACCCAGCTGTAATGTTAGGTACGAGATCTATCGCTTATACGATCCTACAACTGTGGCACCATTGCCCTCATCGCCACCAAGTCCTCCTCCATCGTCAACCAACAACACAAATTCAGGAG GATCGAAGAATAACACATCTCGGACTGTCATCATTATCATTGTGCCAATTGTTGTTGCTCTAGTACTAATTATATTCATCTTCGTTTGTTTAAGAGTAAGGAGAACAAAGAAAAAGCTTGAAACTA GGGGTGACGATACAGATGAAATTAGATCTGCGGAGTCCTTGCAATTCGACTTTAGCACCATTAGGGTTGCCACAGAGGACTTTTGTGAAGAAAATAAACTCGGACAGGGTGGATTTGGTCCTGTTTACAGG gGTAAGCTTTCCAATGGAGAAGATATAGCTGTGAAAAGGCTCTCTACGAATTCTGGACAAGGAGATTTAGAATTCAAAAATGAAGTTTTGCTAGTCGCCAAACTTCAACACCGGAATTTAGTTAGACTTTTAGGTTTCTGCTTAAAAGGAAACGAAAGGCTTCTTGTCTATGAATTTGTCCCCAACGCAAGTCTCGATCACATCATATTCG ACACAACAAAGCGTGCACAACTGGATTGGGATAGGCGCTACAAAATTATAGTAGGGACTGCTCGAGGGATCCTTTACCTCCATGAAGACTCTCGTCTTAGAATTATTCATCGTGATCTCAAAGCTAGTAACATCTTAATCGATGAAGAAATGAACcccaaaatttcagattttggcATGGCAAGGTTATTTGTGCTTGATCAAACTCAAGGCAATACTAGTCGAATTGTGGGGACCTA CGGGTATATGGCTCCAGAGTATGCAATGCACGGACACTTTTCTGTTAAGTCTGATGTTTATAGTTTTGGTGTGTTAGTTCTAGAGATAGTAAGCGGGCagaaaaacaattttttccGTCATGGAGATAGCGTGGAAGATCTTATAAACTTC GCATGGAGGAGTTGGAGAGACGGGACAGCATCAAATCTAATAGATCCGACACTGAAGACTGGTTCGAGAAATGAAATAATGAGATGCATCCACATCGGACTATTATGCGTGCAAGAAAATATGGGTGATAGACCAACCATGGCGTCGGTTATTATGATGCTGAATAGCTACTCTCTTACTCTCCCAGTGCCCTCGCAACCAGCATTTTTTATGCATAGCAGCGGCGGAACAGAATTGTCTGAGTCACGAGGATGGGAGAATTACTCAGGGGTGACAAAGTCGGATCAATATTCCAAAAGCAGCTCCGTCAAAGTACCGGAACATGAGGTTTCCATATTAAGTGAAACATATCCTCGATAG